The window ACTTCGCCCGGCTCGTCAAGGCCTTTCCCGAGGCGGCGGACAAGCTGAGGGAGCTCTACTGGGTCAGGGGCGTCTACATGCACGGCCAGAGGTATGCCCCGGCCGAGTACAGGAGGGCTGTCCTGGAGCGCGTCAAGCGCGAGGCGGAGGCCAGAGGGCTCCAGTTCGATATATGTAGGGAGGAGTTCTTCGACCTCAACACGCCTGGGACCTACTGCGACGGGAGCCACTTGCTCCGGTAGGCGCTAGAGGGCGCTCCTCAGAGCCTCCCTGACCTTCGGCCCGTATTCGTCCCAACGCTCCAGCGCCTTCTTCAAGAGGGCGGAGAACTCGGCGTCGCCGGTCAACGTAGAGACGGCGTCGGAGATGACGGCGGGGTCCAGATATATCATCTTGACCGTCATGCCGCCGTCTATGGTGAAATTGACGCCGGTTATCCACGAGGCCTCGTCGGAGGCGAGAAACGCCACGAGGCTCGCCACGTCCATGGGGTCGCCCACCCTCCCCGCCGGATGTTGTCCGTGGTCTAGCCTGTTCAGGGACGGCTCTCTGGGAGGTATCTGCCAGGCGCTGGTGTCTATCCACCCCGGCGAAACCGCCACGACCCTTATCCTGTACTTGGCCAGCGTGATCGCCAACGAGTGGGTCAAGGCGATCAGCCCGCCCTTCGAGGCTGAGTAGGGCGCCGTGTTGGGCTCGGACTGGAAGGCGCGGGTCGACGCTATGTTGACTATGACGCCTCCGCCCCTCCTCGCCATTATCCTCGCCGCGTATTTGGAGCATAGGTAGGGCCCAGTGAGGTTCGTGTCG of the Thermoproteus uzoniensis 768-20 genome contains:
- a CDS encoding SDR family oxidoreductase encodes the protein MRLRGKIAVVTGGARGIGAAIAYKLGVEGARVVLFDVDREGGEYRERWLKDRGVDALFVHGDVAEERDVARLFEAVEGRYGGVDILVNNAGVGNFKDFFEETLEDWYRVIDTNLTGPYLCSKYAARIMARRGGGVIVNIASTRAFQSEPNTAPYSASKGGLIALTHSLAITLAKYRIRVVAVSPGWIDTSAWQIPPREPSLNRLDHGQHPAGRVGDPMDVASLVAFLASDEASWITGVNFTIDGGMTVKMIYLDPAVISDAVSTLTGDAEFSALLKKALERWDEYGPKVREALRSAL